Proteins found in one Clostridium kluyveri DSM 555 genomic segment:
- a CDS encoding DUF1836 domain-containing protein, whose product MLNEHKFEIEYINKIAKNISDNNIVPYEDLPRYDLFLSQVTDYLNDKFKGEKYTNNIVQNYIKNEVISKPEDGKKRGYTKVHLVQLILLSYMRPILTTEEIKKVFRLAFNEINNGEDDIISWENAYKIFSDLQQDSFENLIEKEYFNENKFQSIVKSMNLKIHEEEKIMVFFMVMSLICQASAIKKLVQNIVNNYEEK is encoded by the coding sequence ATGTTGAATGAACATAAGTTTGAAATAGAATATATAAATAAGATTGCTAAAAATATATCAGATAATAATATAGTACCCTATGAAGACTTACCAAGATATGATCTATTTTTATCTCAGGTAACAGATTATTTAAATGATAAATTTAAAGGAGAAAAATATACTAATAATATAGTGCAAAATTATATAAAAAATGAAGTTATATCTAAACCAGAGGACGGAAAAAAAAGAGGTTATACCAAAGTTCATTTAGTTCAGCTCATTTTATTAAGTTATATGAGGCCTATATTGACTACGGAGGAGATAAAAAAAGTATTTAGGTTAGCATTTAATGAAATAAATAATGGAGAAGATGATATAATATCATGGGAAAATGCATATAAAATATTTTCTGATTTGCAGCAAGATAGCTTTGAGAACTTAATAGAAAAGGAATATTTTAATGAAAATAAATTTCAGAGTATAGTAAAAAGTATGAATTTAAAAATTCATGAAGAAGAAAAAATAATGGTTTTTTTCATGGTTATGTCTTTAATTTGTCAGGCAAGTGCAATTAAAAAGTTAGTTCAAAATATAGTAAATAATTATGAAGAGAAATAA
- a CDS encoding desulfoferrodoxin yields MIEIKQVYKCEVCGNIVEVLYNGGGTLACCGQPMKLIEENNVDAASEKHVPVIEEIDGGVVVKVGSVEHPMLPEHYIQWIEVHTENKIYRKYLKPGEKPEATFELDEKLVMVREYCNLHGLWKK; encoded by the coding sequence ATGATAGAAATTAAGCAAGTATATAAATGTGAAGTCTGTGGAAACATAGTGGAGGTTCTTTATAATGGAGGAGGTACTTTGGCTTGCTGTGGCCAACCAATGAAGCTTATTGAAGAAAATAATGTAGATGCAGCTTCTGAAAAGCATGTACCCGTAATTGAAGAAATAGATGGAGGCGTAGTAGTTAAAGTTGGATCAGTTGAACATCCAATGCTGCCAGAACATTATATTCAATGGATTGAGGTTCATACTGAAAATAAAATTTATAGAAAGTATTTGAAACCGGGAGAAAAACCGGAAGCTACATTTGAATTAGATGAAAAATTAGTAATGGTACGAGAATATTGTAATTTACATGGACTCTGGAAAAAATAA
- a CDS encoding polysaccharide deacetylase family protein: MHFYYRWKKKSDVTENLNSNQIESHKEKQYTNQVVDKDNQSIEGNLIYNSQSIPVLYYHSIDYEKGNELRIPKEKFRQQMQYLKDNKYTTLSLDEFYNFLVNNNPVPNKSVIITFDDGYKDNYENAFPILKEFGFRATIFVITSTIDKEKDFLTSNELKEMSSCNIGIESHTVNHDNLNSLDYDAQIKTLKDSKEFLERILGKEVKYIAYPYGKWNENTLKAVKSAGYNMAFTTIGGWSNKDQGLYTLNRVYVSNNHNMDEFKRRLTNSHYEVSN, from the coding sequence TTGCATTTTTATTACAGGTGGAAAAAAAAAAGTGATGTAACTGAAAACTTAAATTCTAACCAGATTGAAAGTCATAAGGAAAAACAATATACTAATCAAGTTGTAGATAAAGACAATCAATCTATAGAAGGTAATTTAATATACAATTCACAATCTATTCCTGTATTATATTATCATTCTATAGATTATGAAAAGGGAAATGAGCTTAGAATTCCAAAAGAAAAATTTAGACAGCAAATGCAATACTTAAAGGATAATAAGTACACTACACTTAGTTTAGATGAATTTTATAATTTTTTAGTGAACAATAATCCAGTACCTAATAAATCTGTAATTATAACTTTTGATGATGGTTATAAGGATAATTATGAAAATGCTTTTCCTATATTAAAGGAATTTGGTTTTAGAGCTACTATATTTGTAATTACAAGTACTATAGACAAAGAAAAGGATTTTTTGACTTCTAATGAATTAAAAGAAATGTCCAGCTGTAATATAGGTATTGAAAGTCATACCGTAAATCACGATAATTTAAATAGTTTGGATTATGATGCTCAAATAAAGACTCTTAAAGATTCAAAAGAATTTTTAGAAAGGATTTTAGGTAAAGAAGTAAAATATATTGCATATCCCTATGGAAAATGGAATGAGAATACTTTGAAAGCTGTAAAATCAGCAGGATATAACATGGCCTTTACTACCATAGGAGGATGGTCCAATAAAGATCAGGGATTATATACTCTAAATAGAGTGTATGTGAGTAATAATCACAACATGGATGAATTTAAAAGAAGGCTAACAAATAGTCATTATGAAGTTTCAAACTAA
- a CDS encoding PspA/IM30 family protein, which produces MGVLKRISNIFRAKVNNTLDGIENPIELLDQKLKDMEDSLNKAKLSSAQILGNVHEIRKKMEDSKRISLEFDEKVKLALSKNNEELAKKALERKLEADKTYTSLESSYKDACEKAEAIKSKLKELEEEIRKTRTYRDEAAARFNNAEASKKVNEILANVETGGNKINIDDIERKIQNKEALAEGLGDLRQEDSLEKEFEKLDEINIDEELKKYKQN; this is translated from the coding sequence ATGGGAGTATTAAAAAGAATATCTAATATTTTTAGGGCAAAGGTAAATAACACTTTAGATGGGATAGAAAATCCTATTGAATTATTAGATCAAAAACTCAAAGATATGGAGGACAGTTTAAATAAAGCTAAACTGTCTTCTGCCCAAATACTAGGTAATGTACATGAAATTAGGAAGAAAATGGAGGATTCAAAAAGAATATCTTTAGAATTTGATGAAAAAGTTAAACTTGCCTTGAGTAAAAATAATGAAGAATTAGCTAAAAAAGCTCTGGAGCGAAAATTAGAGGCTGATAAAACTTATACCTCTTTGGAATCAAGTTATAAAGATGCCTGTGAAAAAGCTGAAGCAATAAAATCTAAGTTAAAAGAATTGGAAGAAGAAATTAGAAAAACTAGAACATATAGAGATGAAGCTGCTGCAAGATTCAACAATGCTGAGGCCTCTAAAAAAGTAAATGAAATATTAGCCAATGTAGAAACAGGTGGAAACAAAATAAATATAGATGACATTGAAAGAAAAATTCAGAATAAGGAAGCTTTAGCTGAAGGACTTGGCGATTTAAGGCAGGAAGACTCCTTGGAAAAAGAATTTGAAAAATTAGACGAAATCAATATAGATGAAGAATTAAAAAAATACAAGCAAAATTAG
- the ispF gene encoding 2-C-methyl-D-erythritol 2,4-cyclodiphosphate synthase: protein MRVGLGYDVHKLGYNTPLILGGVNIPFNKGLIGHSDADVLVHAIMDALLGALSLGDIGKHFPPSDMKYKNISSLKLLNYVSNLIKSKGYSIGNIDSTIIAEEPKLFPYIPDMRLNIAKILKVNTSIISVKATTEEGLGFTGKKEGIAAQSICLLYNNLKHSIDL, encoded by the coding sequence ATGAGAGTAGGACTTGGCTATGACGTACATAAATTAGGTTATAATACGCCACTTATATTAGGTGGTGTAAACATCCCTTTTAACAAAGGATTGATTGGACATTCTGATGCGGATGTACTTGTTCATGCAATAATGGATGCCTTATTAGGGGCTTTATCTCTAGGAGATATAGGAAAACATTTTCCCCCTAGCGATATGAAATACAAAAATATATCTAGTCTCAAATTATTAAACTACGTATCAAATCTAATAAAAAGCAAAGGATATTCTATAGGCAATATAGATTCCACTATAATAGCTGAAGAACCCAAGTTATTTCCTTATATACCTGACATGAGATTAAATATAGCTAAAATCTTAAAAGTAAATACATCTATAATAAGCGTAAAAGCTACTACCGAAGAAGGTTTAGGATTTACAGGTAAAAAAGAAGGAATAGCTGCTCAAAGTATATGCTTATTATATAATAATTTAAAGCACTCTATAGATCTCTAA
- a CDS encoding zinc ribbon-containing protein, with product MKYTIGNKPGKGDYKCTTCGEIVVLEKDTDFLHRCPRCHRIEFEKI from the coding sequence ATGAAATATACTATAGGCAATAAGCCAGGTAAAGGTGACTACAAATGTACTACATGTGGTGAAATAGTAGTTCTTGAAAAGGATACAGATTTTTTACATCGTTGCCCTAGATGCCATCGTATAGAATTTGAAAAAATTTAA
- a CDS encoding HD domain-containing protein: MNLNYIKKFIYDAKDTINEVEGELYLVGGYIRNKLMNIASQPKDADFVFNGDIHEFISKLQNKGYKFFPIKESVSIYRCIKDKNKIDVSLMKGNSIEEDLENRDFTINALALRFSDNKIIDPFYGRKAIQSRILKNVTDRSLEEDPCRILRGIRFCITLGMHFNLETENNIEKFKDKIMDLPKERVFNEFMLIIENDKYGRAFEILDNYGILKNIVPYIEESKTIGKCKYHVEDVFTHLNLTYGVFKDILNGSINLQNLDISKLDTKMGEFTLKEYAALACFLHDIGKYEVYKKVGNKVSFHKHEIKGAAICRDFCNYMKLSKKAVKYIENIVEGHMYPLNIFTNKTVNRKKAFYKFFNKYDGYVVEIIITAFCDNCATKMLLEIKDKNLGFKEFIEQMLKEYKLYCNIRDNKILSGEEVVEVLVKSGPQVKTAIESIHRLRYLGEIITREDALNYLKSQTSKIYI, from the coding sequence ATGAATTTGAATTATATAAAAAAATTTATTTATGATGCAAAAGATACAATTAATGAAGTAGAAGGAGAATTATATTTAGTAGGAGGATATATAAGAAATAAATTGATGAATATAGCCTCTCAGCCTAAAGATGCAGATTTTGTGTTTAATGGGGATATTCATGAATTTATAAGTAAGCTTCAAAATAAAGGATATAAATTTTTCCCTATAAAAGAAAGTGTATCTATATATAGATGTATAAAAGATAAAAATAAAATAGACGTATCCCTTATGAAAGGAAATTCCATTGAAGAAGATTTAGAAAATAGGGATTTTACTATTAATGCTTTAGCGCTAAGATTTAGTGATAATAAAATAATAGATCCTTTTTACGGAAGAAAAGCTATTCAAAGTAGGATATTAAAAAATGTTACTGATAGGAGCTTAGAAGAGGATCCCTGTAGGATATTAAGAGGTATCAGATTTTGTATAACTCTGGGAATGCATTTTAATTTAGAGACTGAGAATAATATTGAAAAATTTAAAGATAAAATAATGGATTTGCCTAAAGAAAGAGTTTTTAATGAGTTTATGCTTATAATAGAAAACGATAAATATGGAAGAGCTTTTGAAATCCTTGATAATTACGGAATATTAAAGAATATAGTTCCCTATATAGAAGAATCTAAAACTATAGGAAAATGTAAATATCATGTGGAAGATGTATTTACCCACTTGAATTTAACTTATGGAGTATTTAAGGATATTTTAAATGGCAGTATAAATCTTCAAAATTTAGATATTAGTAAGTTGGATACTAAAATGGGTGAATTTACATTAAAAGAATATGCAGCTTTAGCATGCTTTTTACACGATATAGGTAAATATGAAGTATATAAAAAAGTAGGAAATAAAGTAAGTTTTCACAAGCATGAAATAAAAGGGGCAGCCATATGTAGAGATTTCTGCAATTACATGAAGTTATCTAAAAAGGCAGTAAAATATATAGAAAATATAGTAGAAGGGCACATGTATCCATTAAACATTTTTACTAATAAAACCGTGAATAGAAAAAAAGCTTTTTATAAATTTTTTAATAAATATGATGGATATGTAGTAGAAATAATTATTACTGCATTTTGTGATAATTGTGCTACCAAAATGTTATTGGAGATAAAAGATAAAAACTTAGGGTTTAAAGAATTTATTGAGCAGATGTTAAAAGAATATAAATTATATTGTAATATACGAGATAATAAAATTCTAAGTGGAGAAGAGGTTGTTGAAGTATTGGTTAAATCGGGACCTCAGGTAAAAACTGCAATTGAAAGTATTCATAGACTTAGATATTTAGGAGAAATAATTACTAGAGAAGATGCATTAAATTATTTAAAATCACAGACTTCTAAAATTTATATTTAA
- the rbr gene encoding rubrerythrin, with amino-acid sequence MASLKGTKTAENLMKAFAGESQARNRYTYYSSTAKKEGYVQISNIFLETAENEKEHAKRFFKFLNEDLLGESVEINASYPVALGDTKTILKAAAKGENEEWSKLYPEFADIADKEGFSNIAEVFRKIAEVEKHHEERYLALLKNIENNTVFKKQKVHKWKCINCGYIYEGVFAPEVCPSCAHPQSYFEIFIENY; translated from the coding sequence ATGGCATCTTTAAAAGGTACAAAAACTGCTGAAAATTTAATGAAGGCTTTTGCCGGAGAATCTCAAGCAAGAAATAGATACACTTATTATTCATCTACTGCTAAAAAGGAAGGTTATGTTCAAATTTCTAACATATTTTTAGAAACTGCTGAAAATGAGAAAGAACATGCTAAAAGATTTTTTAAGTTTTTAAATGAAGATTTATTAGGAGAATCTGTAGAAATAAATGCTTCTTACCCGGTTGCTCTAGGGGATACCAAAACAATTCTTAAAGCGGCTGCAAAAGGCGAGAATGAAGAATGGTCAAAACTCTATCCAGAATTTGCTGACATAGCTGATAAAGAAGGTTTTTCTAATATAGCAGAGGTTTTTAGAAAAATAGCTGAAGTTGAAAAACATCATGAAGAAAGATATTTAGCTTTACTTAAAAACATAGAAAACAATACCGTATTTAAAAAGCAAAAAGTACACAAATGGAAATGTATTAACTGCGGATATATTTATGAAGGAGTATTTGCTCCTGAAGTTTGTCCTTCCTGTGCACATCCTCAATCATATTTTGAAATATTTATAGAAAACTATTAG
- a CDS encoding N-acetylglucosaminidase, with translation MKKRVKAFILVVLFFITFSQFKVYANSSLTEPRVDINTNKEWTVKFNIELKSTTVNNTNIKVMDKNNVEVPVVITQGSDLSTIIISPRVSGYNPGETYNLVIGTGLQSISGKSLSSPASLEFTTINEYSDGTSYSGLPKITSSKFEYTPLLSSQYQGFLVSSDTSNVQYRVFVNKQSGESGIYTELTKGYTTAVDGKLTALSTLSSGTNGEKYKVIIYVKRQGVTGAHKDVNTDYDNYIVNYFRCVGSVNNDNNEYVEYGITLDDMVQKQFNSYCKPVFVETNVMDNAATKNQIKYYVNPDNFLDGYGKYQFLKLTYSEGITVDDLNSYLKGKGIFEGMGQAFLDAAKENNISVAYLVSHAMLETGYGTSKLATGGAVDDSDNYVYGEPVYNFFGIGATDDNPLINGTEKAYAEGWFTPEEALSGGAAWIASQYINNPEKNQDTLYKMRWNPEDPGEHQYATDIAWAYKQIPNIVNGIKAISSNSNTALKFEIPKLK, from the coding sequence TTGAAAAAGAGAGTAAAAGCTTTTATTTTAGTTGTGTTATTTTTTATAACATTTTCTCAATTCAAGGTATATGCAAATTCTTCTTTGACGGAACCTAGGGTAGATATTAATACTAATAAAGAGTGGACTGTTAAATTTAACATTGAATTGAAATCAACTACCGTAAATAATACTAATATAAAGGTTATGGATAAAAACAATGTTGAGGTACCTGTGGTAATAACTCAAGGAAGTGATTTAAGTACTATAATAATAAGTCCTAGAGTATCAGGATATAATCCTGGTGAGACATATAATTTAGTTATAGGAACAGGACTTCAATCAATTTCGGGCAAAAGTCTATCCAGTCCAGCAAGTTTGGAATTTACAACAATAAATGAGTATTCAGATGGTACAAGTTATTCAGGACTTCCTAAAATAACTTCCAGTAAATTTGAATATACACCTTTACTATCGTCTCAATATCAGGGATTTTTAGTAAGCTCTGATACATCAAATGTTCAATACAGGGTTTTTGTAAATAAACAATCTGGGGAAAGTGGAATATATACAGAACTTACTAAAGGATATACTACTGCAGTAGATGGTAAATTAACAGCATTGAGTACATTGAGTTCAGGAACTAATGGAGAAAAGTATAAAGTGATTATATATGTAAAAAGACAGGGAGTAACAGGAGCTCATAAGGATGTAAATACAGATTATGATAACTATATAGTAAATTACTTTAGGTGTGTTGGTAGTGTTAATAATGATAATAATGAATACGTAGAATACGGTATAACTTTAGATGATATGGTACAGAAACAGTTTAATTCGTATTGTAAGCCAGTTTTTGTGGAGACTAATGTAATGGATAATGCTGCAACTAAAAATCAAATAAAGTATTATGTCAATCCAGATAACTTTCTAGATGGCTATGGAAAATATCAATTTTTAAAACTTACATATTCAGAGGGAATTACAGTAGATGATTTAAATAGTTACTTAAAAGGGAAAGGAATTTTCGAAGGAATGGGACAAGCATTTTTAGATGCAGCCAAAGAAAATAATATAAGTGTAGCCTATCTAGTATCTCATGCAATGCTTGAGACGGGATATGGAACTTCAAAATTGGCTACAGGAGGAGCTGTTGATGATAGTGATAATTATGTATATGGAGAACCAGTATATAACTTTTTCGGTATAGGAGCTACTGATGATAACCCACTAATTAACGGTACTGAAAAAGCATATGCCGAAGGATGGTTTACTCCAGAAGAAGCTCTCTCAGGGGGAGCAGCCTGGATAGCATCCCAATATATAAATAACCCTGAAAAAAATCAAGATACACTCTATAAGATGAGATGGAATCCTGAGGATCCAGGGGAGCATCAATATGCTACAGACATAGCTTGGGCATATAAACAAATTCCAAATATAGTAAATGGAATAAAGGCTATATCTTCAAATTCTAATACTGCATTAAAATTTGAAATACCTAAATTAAAATAA